A single region of the Arthrobacter sp. zg-Y820 genome encodes:
- a CDS encoding TRAP transporter small permease subunit, whose protein sequence is MTNSQREPQASRGRWRSIEVWITRLEVTIGALSLITILLMVFLQALQRYFPGDGFAWTGELARFSLIWLTFAAAGVLVSTNGHIALEIMDAVPNQMVVRWVQVFALLVVAATGVGLAVEALALIDSQQIIKSPVLRVPMSVVYIPVLIGVASMTIRALVAAVLVARNGPMLTEYDGDDGPGVLS, encoded by the coding sequence GTGACGAACAGCCAGCGGGAACCGCAGGCATCGCGGGGGCGATGGCGGAGCATCGAAGTGTGGATCACCCGCCTCGAGGTGACCATCGGTGCGCTGTCGCTGATCACCATCCTGCTCATGGTGTTCCTGCAGGCACTGCAGCGGTATTTTCCCGGCGACGGCTTTGCCTGGACCGGAGAACTGGCCCGCTTCTCCCTCATCTGGCTGACGTTCGCCGCGGCCGGCGTTCTCGTGAGCACAAACGGCCACATTGCTCTTGAAATCATGGACGCGGTGCCGAACCAGATGGTCGTCCGGTGGGTGCAGGTGTTCGCCCTGCTCGTCGTCGCCGCCACCGGCGTGGGCCTGGCGGTGGAGGCCCTTGCCCTGATCGACTCGCAGCAGATCATCAAGTCGCCGGTGCTGCGCGTCCCCATGTCCGTTGTCTACATCCCGGTGCTCATCGGCGTCGCGAGCATGACCATCCGCGCCCTCGTCGCTGCCGTCCTCGTTGCCCGGAACGGGCCGATGCTCACGGAATACGACGGCGACGACGGACCGGGGGTCCTCTCATGA
- a CDS encoding glucosamine-6-phosphate deaminase, whose protein sequence is MTVRILDSPAAAGAAAAAVVRDCVQDKPDAVLGFATGSSPLPLYNALAESGEDFSGVRGFALDEYVGLPPGDPRSYATVINSEVVERLGLPQGTVRVPDAAAADLDAAAREYEQAIRDAGGVDLQILGIGHNGHVAFNEPGSALDSRTRVEELAERTRRANARFFDSPDEVPTRCLTQGLGTILDARHLLLIAHGADKAEIVARALQGPITPDCPASALQLHPRVTVVLDRAAAAKLTDTGTPA, encoded by the coding sequence ATGACGGTTCGAATTCTGGACAGTCCGGCAGCAGCCGGAGCCGCGGCCGCCGCCGTCGTCCGGGACTGCGTGCAGGACAAGCCCGACGCCGTGCTCGGCTTTGCCACCGGCTCCTCTCCGCTGCCGCTGTACAACGCGCTGGCGGAATCCGGTGAAGACTTTTCCGGTGTTCGCGGGTTTGCCCTGGACGAGTATGTGGGGCTGCCGCCCGGCGACCCCCGCAGCTACGCGACGGTGATCAACAGTGAAGTGGTCGAGCGGCTGGGCCTGCCGCAGGGTACAGTCCGCGTGCCCGACGCCGCCGCCGCCGATCTGGACGCTGCGGCGCGGGAGTATGAGCAGGCCATCCGCGACGCCGGCGGCGTCGACCTGCAGATCCTCGGCATTGGCCACAACGGCCACGTCGCTTTCAACGAGCCCGGTTCTGCCCTGGATTCCCGCACCCGCGTGGAAGAGCTGGCCGAACGGACCCGGCGCGCCAACGCCCGCTTTTTTGACTCGCCGGACGAGGTTCCCACCCGCTGCCTGACCCAGGGCCTCGGCACCATTCTCGACGCCCGCCACCTGCTGCTCATCGCCCACGGCGCGGACAAGGCCGAAATCGTTGCGCGCGCCTTGCAGGGACCGATCACCCCGGACTGCCCGGCCTCCGCACTGCAGCTGCACCCCCGCGTCACCGTGGTGCTGGACCGCGCGGCTGCCGCCAAACTCACCGACACCGGGACGCCGGCGTGA
- a CDS encoding amidohydrolase family protein codes for MTVIRGRILLESRIVENSAIAVAGGSILYAGPESGLPAALAGLDAGAGAGPGRIDEVRLPPGQLAVPGLIDLHTHGGYGVDFPSADAGAARSALQRMHAGGTTTVLASLVTAAPADLLSGLDIFAGLAEAGDLAGIHLEGPFLATARCGAQDPRWLRSPDQAFAADLIAAGRGHLRTMTYAPELPGSNELVDLLTAHAVVPSLGHTAATAHDAGASLARAAAGLASRRQHPGGAGAAPLPEAMPEAMPESLAELVPGHFPGPVPTVTHLFNGMDPIHHRSPGAVTAALRAARAGNAVVELIADNTHLDPVLVAAMFELLGAGNIALVTDAMAAAGLADGRYRLGPAEVQVHDGVARLASGAIAGGTASMLDLVRNAVAAGVPLEAALQSATEVPARVLGRSGQIGTLAAGAAADVLLLDAELQPTGVMRGGTWL; via the coding sequence GTGACGGTCATCCGCGGCCGGATCCTGCTGGAATCCCGCATCGTGGAGAACAGCGCGATTGCCGTCGCCGGCGGCAGCATCCTCTACGCCGGACCCGAGTCCGGACTTCCCGCGGCGCTGGCCGGACTCGACGCCGGAGCCGGCGCCGGCCCTGGCCGCATCGACGAAGTCCGCCTGCCACCCGGGCAGCTGGCGGTTCCCGGCCTGATAGACCTGCACACCCACGGCGGTTACGGCGTTGACTTTCCGTCCGCGGATGCCGGCGCCGCCCGCTCCGCGCTGCAGCGCATGCACGCCGGGGGCACCACCACGGTGCTGGCCAGCCTGGTCACCGCGGCGCCCGCCGATCTGCTCTCCGGCCTGGACATCTTCGCCGGGCTGGCGGAGGCCGGCGACCTGGCCGGCATCCATTTGGAAGGTCCGTTCCTGGCCACGGCCCGCTGCGGCGCCCAGGATCCGCGCTGGCTGCGCTCCCCCGACCAGGCCTTCGCCGCCGACCTGATAGCCGCCGGCCGCGGGCACCTGCGCACCATGACCTATGCTCCGGAACTGCCCGGCTCGAATGAGCTCGTGGACCTGCTCACGGCGCATGCGGTGGTTCCGTCGCTCGGGCACACCGCGGCGACCGCCCACGACGCCGGCGCTTCCCTCGCGCGGGCGGCGGCGGGACTGGCGTCCCGCCGGCAGCATCCGGGCGGAGCCGGAGCGGCCCCCCTGCCGGAAGCCATGCCGGAAGCCATGCCGGAATCCTTGGCGGAATTGGTGCCGGGACACTTCCCGGGACCGGTGCCGACAGTGACGCACCTGTTCAACGGCATGGATCCCATTCACCACCGCTCGCCCGGCGCGGTCACTGCGGCGCTGCGCGCAGCGCGGGCCGGCAACGCCGTCGTCGAGCTGATCGCCGACAACACGCACCTGGACCCGGTTCTGGTGGCCGCCATGTTTGAACTGCTGGGCGCTGGGAACATCGCCCTGGTCACTGATGCGATGGCAGCCGCCGGACTCGCTGACGGACGGTACCGCCTGGGTCCGGCCGAGGTTCAGGTCCACGACGGCGTGGCCCGGCTGGCCTCCGGCGCTATTGCCGGCGGCACCGCCAGCATGCTGGATCTGGTGCGAAATGCCGTAGCTGCCGGTGTGCCCCTGGAGGCTGCCCTGCAATCCGCCACCGAGGTTCCTGCCCGGGTGCTGGGACGATCCGGGCAGATCGGCACCCTCGCCGCCGGTGCCGCTGCCGATGTGCTGCTGCTGGATGCCGAACTCCAGCCGACCGGCGTGATGCGCGGCGGAACCTGGCTTTAG
- a CDS encoding FadR/GntR family transcriptional regulator has product MNDTTTPTSSEAGRTSAAALPAQARLPRFSAQARLAALQNDIMELILDSKLEAGSPLPTEAELCSALGVGRNTLRESLKVLQALGVVEIRHGYGMFVAPTNFDALTAGLSFRGRLSLRQQGKEALELVDVRQTLESGLIGQAMSLMTPAHLARIEETVREMESLADQGQALAAVDSEFHRQLFEPLDNELLTHLLSVFWDVYSRIHAEAGMKAGSLHATAQMHREIFEAVSAGDRTLASERINNHFDGIREAIHDMVSR; this is encoded by the coding sequence GTGAACGACACCACAACGCCTACGTCCAGCGAGGCAGGCAGAACCTCAGCGGCGGCGCTCCCCGCCCAGGCCCGGCTGCCGCGGTTCAGCGCCCAGGCAAGACTGGCGGCCCTGCAGAACGACATCATGGAACTGATCCTGGACAGCAAGCTCGAGGCCGGAAGCCCGCTGCCCACCGAGGCCGAGCTCTGCTCCGCGCTGGGCGTGGGCCGCAATACGCTGAGGGAATCCCTCAAGGTCCTGCAGGCCCTCGGCGTGGTCGAGATCCGCCACGGCTACGGCATGTTTGTCGCTCCGACCAACTTCGATGCCCTGACTGCCGGACTGAGCTTCCGGGGACGGCTCTCGCTGCGGCAGCAGGGCAAGGAGGCGCTGGAACTCGTCGATGTCCGGCAGACCTTGGAATCCGGGTTGATCGGACAGGCAATGAGCCTGATGACCCCTGCTCATCTGGCCCGCATTGAAGAAACGGTGCGGGAAATGGAATCGCTGGCCGATCAGGGGCAGGCACTGGCCGCAGTGGACTCGGAGTTCCACCGGCAGCTGTTTGAGCCGCTGGACAATGAGCTCCTGACCCACCTGCTGTCAGTATTCTGGGATGTCTACAGCCGGATCCATGCCGAGGCCGGCATGAAGGCAGGCAGCCTGCACGCCACCGCGCAGATGCACCGTGAAATCTTCGAAGCCGTAAGCGCCGGGGACAGGACGCTGGCCTCGGAGCGCATCAACAACCATTTCGACGGCATCCGCGAAGCCATCCACGACATGGTCAGCCGATGA